The Dehalobacter sp. region CAAAAATTTCTTTTTCAATCATTACCATTTTTCGCCTTCCCGGATTAATTACTTATAACATTTGCAGTTATGCCCTCAGTACCAGTTATATATCTTTCGTTTGCATAATGGGTAAATTTTCAGTTGCTATTGACTAATTAGTTATATCAAACAGTAATATTTTTTTTATCGTTTAGTAACTCTCTCCAATATTTAAGAGCTATTTCCCTATCCAAACAACTTGTACAAAAATTGCAATGCTTATCTCCCATACTGTTACAAGAAAAAGTCTTTTCTATGGGAACTCTCAGTCTCACAGCTTCTTGAATAACTTTTTCCCTCGGTTGTCCAGTAAAAGGAGCTATAATTTCATAATTACCTAGTGACATTCCTAATATAATTTTTATCTCATTAAGGAAGCTTTCTTTTGTATCTTCGTATGAATTTTGCCCAACTAAACCTATTGAGATATTTTTGCATTTTATCCTATATGAATATGTGGCTGCTAGAGCTATTAATATTAAATTACGGTTAGGGAAAAATTCTTTAATAAACCATTCTTTCCGGGATGATAAATCTGATGGGTAATCCTCACATAACGTTCCTGTTCCTATATCCCTAATTTTTTTTACATCTAATATGAGTAATCTATTAAAAAGATCACTAGTAAGAATTACTTTTATTGCCTCAAACTCACCCGGGAAAGAAATTTGCCCATAATTTATAAACATGGGGTATACTATGAAATTTCTTTTTGCTAACCAGTAAAGCAGAACAGTGGAGTCTATCCCGCCTGAATACAATAAAACAACTTTTCTATTATTTAAGGCAATCATATATTTCACCAACAAGATCATTTATGGAATTACATATTACATTACATCCATTTAGTATCATATTGTTTAGTATTCTATTTGAAGTATTTAAACCTACTGTAAAAAAACCCTTGGAATAGGAATATCCAATTTCAAAACATGTTCCAGGATCATCATGATCTAATAATGCCACAACAATATCTGATTTCTGAATTAATTCAATATCTGCCTTAAATATTCTTACCTTATCTTCTGGTGAAGCATTTTTCTTTAGTATTCCATTCTCTCTTGAGGGTGATAATACCGTAAATCCAGAACTTTCAAGAACATTGCAAATCTTATTTACCCAGGATAACTCTTGTTCACTGAAAAATGGCCCAGCCAGATAAATAGTTTTATTAATTGCTTCGGGCATTTCAATTACTTTTCTAGTCTTTATGTCTACCTCTACATCTTCTCGACTTATAATAGCTTCTGTATCTATTTTCTCAATAAAATTCGCTGCGACACATGAAGCGATAATTGCACTATATCTAATATCACTAGTTCTAAGAAACGTAGATGCTAATGCCCCTCCAAATACATCACCTGAACCAAGAGTACAAACAACATTACTGCTGAATGTAGGTATGGTAAAAGAAGAACCATCATTTTTCACAATTATACAACCTCTATTTCCTCTCTTTACAACAATATATTCAATACCAGTTGCAATAACTTTATCAATGGCTTCGTTAAGATTACTACTTTCTGATAATAGTTTTATTTCATCCTCATTAACTAACAATACATCACAATATTGTAATAATTCTTTTGCCTCACTAATAGAGTGTTCATTTGGCTTAGGATCAAGAAATATTATGATACCGTCTTTTTTACCATCTACACACAAGTACTTAGGTAGTGTATGGTCTATTGGGAATATTAATAACCCTTTTGTTCCGCTTGGAATTATTGGTCTGTAGTCGTACCCAGTTTTTACTGTAGTCATGGGCCTGCTTATTTTATGCTGATATTTTTCAAAACCAGTAACAAGGTATTTTGGATGGTTATAATTTTCAATATATCTTGCACAATCAAAAGAGATACCCATTGCTTTCCAATAACTAAGAGAATATTCATTTTGGAGTTCCGGCCCATATAACGTTAAAAAGGTAGGGTTTAAACCTTGCTTTGATGCAGCTATTGAAGCATAAAGCCCGGCACCTCCCCACCTTCTATTTATTATTGAGTTCGGATAAACTAATATATCCCTTGCAATTTCACCATATATAGACAAACTCAAATTAATCACCCCACAAAAGACAAATATCCATTTCTACTCAATAACCATAATAAATAGTCCAATACCCCCAATCTAGCGCCAAACTTATAGCATATATTTCTTAATATTTCTTCTAAAAGCAAATATTCTTTATCCGTCATTCTCAGGGGAACTTCAATCCCAATTTTATTTAGGAACCTAATTATATGTACATCAAAAACAGCATAATCGAAGTTATAGCCAACATTTCGCAAAAACCAACTTGCAGACTTCATGCCATAACCAGGACACCTACACAACCATTGCCTCGACATATTCGGTTCTAGTAAATCTAATTTACTTTTTATGTCCCAGTTACATTCTGACCAGAGCCAGTATCCTGCTTCAGCTACAGTTACCGGCTTAGATTCCAAAAATCTATATTTCCTGTACCCTCCGTTTTTTGTCTTTGGCTCAAACTGACTTTTACTTAATTCTTGCTTAATATCATTTGCAGTTGCTCTAATAATGTCAATATCTATATATAGATAACTGTTTATAAAAGATTTCTCTTTTAATTTCTTTAGAGCGGACATATTTAATTCATAGCTAATTCCAAACCCTCCAAGTATTACAAAAAAGAATTCATCTATTAGCTTATTATTATCCCGCTCGACTTTTGGTAATTCTTCTTCTATTCTAGCTCCATATAACTCCCATAATCTTTGAAGTATACTTTCGGCAGCCGAAACAGCAGTAATCACTTTATTTTTCACCCATTAAAACGATTTGAATATCAGGGTTATTCTGTGTTCCAGATACTTTATTTATTCTTCCAGAATATCTCCAACCATTGTTAATACAGCTTATTATTACTCCACTTTGAGATGGCGGTACCACACCAATATAAAAATCATCACTTATTCTAAGAACTTGCAATACTGGGACTGCACCTTTTATAACATTTATATAAACCCCCTGGCTAACAGCACAGGAACTGTAAATACTTTGTGCATTTCCCGTTATAAGAACTGAAAAATAAAAAGGCCCTGAACAAGGTTCTGATCCAGAACTCCAACCACCACTACTACCACCATATCCGCCTCCGCTACCTCCCATTACAATAACAACCCCTTCCATTTAATTAATAATAATTTCCGCAATTAAGAATAAAGACCTTTTTTTAATTTACTACAATATATACGATAATTCGACAATATTTTTAATTACAATTCTTCAGAAAAGTATAGTATGGTAG contains the following coding sequences:
- a CDS encoding 7-cyano-7-deazaguanine synthase, translating into MIALNNRKVVLLYSGGIDSTVLLYWLAKRNFIVYPMFINYGQISFPGEFEAIKVILTSDLFNRLLILDVKKIRDIGTGTLCEDYPSDLSSRKEWFIKEFFPNRNLILIALAATYSYRIKCKNISIGLVGQNSYEDTKESFLNEIKIILGMSLGNYEIIAPFTGQPREKVIQEAVRLRVPIEKTFSCNSMGDKHCNFCTSCLDREIALKYWRELLNDKKNITV
- a CDS encoding PfkB family carbohydrate kinase, encoding MSLSIYGEIARDILVYPNSIINRRWGGAGLYASIAASKQGLNPTFLTLYGPELQNEYSLSYWKAMGISFDCARYIENYNHPKYLVTGFEKYQHKISRPMTTVKTGYDYRPIIPSGTKGLLIFPIDHTLPKYLCVDGKKDGIIIFLDPKPNEHSISEAKELLQYCDVLLVNEDEIKLLSESSNLNEAIDKVIATGIEYIVVKRGNRGCIIVKNDGSSFTIPTFSSNVVCTLGSGDVFGGALASTFLRTSDIRYSAIIASCVAANFIEKIDTEAIISREDVEVDIKTRKVIEMPEAINKTIYLAGPFFSEQELSWVNKICNVLESSGFTVLSPSRENGILKKNASPEDKVRIFKADIELIQKSDIVVALLDHDDPGTCFEIGYSYSKGFFTVGLNTSNRILNNMILNGCNVICNSINDLVGEIYDCLK